Proteins from a single region of Aureibacter tunicatorum:
- the fbp gene encoding class 1 fructose-bisphosphatase → MTTEDINLPIGIPLDRFIQERQSQFPFASGELSQLLRDIALAGKIVNLEISRSGLNDIEGAYGSKNVQGEDQQKLDVIANERFINALTKGGEVCAIISEEEDTIRELESSKGKYIIAIDPLDGSSNIDVNVSIGTIFSVYRRKSNIGEKVTMDDVLQRGEEQVAAGYLIYGSSCMLVYTTGYGVNGFTYEPSLGEFFLSHTNLKTPEEGKYYSINEGSYFSFEAGVKAFVDECKQNKVSARYIGSLVADFHRNMLKGGIYIYPKTESAPNGKLRLCYECNALAFLIEQAGGRATDGENRILEIQPTTLHQRVPFFIGSEKMVLRAESLLVGQEEVI, encoded by the coding sequence ATGACAACAGAAGATATCAATCTGCCTATTGGTATACCTTTGGATCGATTTATTCAAGAAAGACAATCCCAATTTCCTTTTGCGAGCGGAGAGCTTTCTCAATTGTTGAGAGACATAGCTTTGGCAGGTAAGATTGTTAACCTGGAGATTTCAAGGTCGGGGCTTAACGATATTGAAGGAGCCTATGGATCGAAGAATGTTCAAGGTGAAGATCAGCAAAAACTTGATGTCATAGCAAATGAAAGATTTATCAATGCGTTGACCAAAGGAGGAGAAGTTTGCGCGATTATTTCCGAAGAGGAAGATACGATCAGAGAATTAGAGAGTTCGAAAGGCAAGTACATCATTGCCATTGATCCATTAGACGGATCGTCAAATATTGATGTGAATGTTTCCATTGGTACTATTTTTTCTGTATACCGACGCAAGTCGAATATCGGAGAAAAAGTGACAATGGATGATGTATTGCAGAGAGGTGAAGAGCAGGTAGCTGCTGGTTATCTAATTTATGGCTCATCATGCATGTTGGTGTATACAACCGGTTATGGTGTGAATGGATTTACGTATGAGCCATCATTAGGCGAGTTCTTCTTATCGCATACTAATTTGAAGACTCCTGAAGAAGGCAAGTATTATTCTATTAATGAAGGCTCTTATTTCAGCTTTGAGGCTGGGGTTAAGGCTTTTGTGGACGAATGCAAGCAAAATAAAGTATCTGCAAGATATATAGGTTCTTTGGTGGCTGATTTTCATAGAAATATGTTAAAAGGAGGAATCTATATTTATCCGAAAACAGAGTCCGCCCCTAATGGAAAATTAAGATTGTGCTATGAGTGCAATGCTTTGGCTTTCTTGATTGAGCAGGCTGGTGGAAGAGCTACTGACGGGGAAAATAGAATTCTGGAAATTCAGCCTACAACACTGCACCAAAGAGTTCCTTTTTTCATTGGATCTGAAAAAATGGTCTTAAGAGCGGAAAGCTTGTTGGTGGGACAGGAAGAAGTGATTTAA
- a CDS encoding low molecular weight protein-tyrosine-phosphatase produces the protein MKKVLFVCLGNICRSPLAEGIFDHLIQKRGYTQLIGCDSAGTAAYHIGKSPDPRSIEVAEGHGIVLRHKARQFEIHDFEDFDYIFAMDYENLKNIRKIENPLMQTVYDLKLMRAYDPEGIGEVPDPYYGGQEGFENVYRMLYRSLEKFLDKLEETFDLKSIKAQKAL, from the coding sequence ATGAAGAAAGTTTTGTTTGTTTGCTTGGGAAATATTTGCAGGTCGCCTTTGGCGGAAGGGATTTTTGATCATTTGATCCAGAAAAGAGGTTACACGCAGCTTATTGGTTGCGACTCGGCAGGAACAGCCGCTTATCATATCGGCAAGTCTCCAGATCCTAGATCAATAGAAGTGGCGGAAGGTCATGGCATCGTGCTTAGGCATAAGGCTAGACAGTTTGAAATTCATGATTTTGAGGATTTCGATTATATTTTTGCTATGGATTATGAGAATTTGAAGAATATTCGAAAAATTGAGAATCCATTGATGCAAACAGTCTATGATCTGAAACTTATGAGAGCTTATGATCCTGAAGGCATTGGAGAAGTGCCGGATCCTTATTATGGCGGTCAAGAGGGGTTTGAGAATGTTTATCGCATGTTGTATAGAAGCTTGGAGAAGTTTTTGGATAAGCTAGAAGAAACTTTTGATTTAAAGTCGATCAAAGCGCAGAAAGCTTTGTAG
- a CDS encoding DMT family transporter, producing MSKQLKGFSLAFLGAFLFGGEIIALKIGLDIAEPMLIVWLQYLLGSVILFFYSNAIKSFDLKLIKANFLPMSGSAMLQILYVLLFSYAVDNLLADVATIFDPLGDILVIVGGMIFLNERMVKWQKLGLALSLIGLATFYSASISYLDTSTLNKGLLLILIAEFAWAGYCLAQKKLTDKVPPCVLNMFTFFIASIIMLPFVDLNSLTTLNQTAWLVVGLMTIINVFAFSFFIKSYQYIEASKVSLIMILSPIITLGMMYALLSLDQDLLELEPLTLRHIMGGILLLVGSGLASWTYESKSENFDKS from the coding sequence ATGAGCAAACAATTAAAAGGGTTTTCTTTGGCTTTTCTGGGAGCCTTTTTATTTGGAGGTGAGATTATCGCATTGAAAATCGGACTTGATATTGCCGAACCAATGTTAATCGTATGGCTTCAATACTTGCTGGGAAGTGTGATTTTATTTTTTTACAGCAACGCTATCAAATCATTTGACCTTAAGCTAATCAAAGCCAACTTTCTTCCCATGTCTGGCTCTGCCATGCTGCAAATCCTTTACGTGCTATTATTCAGTTATGCCGTAGACAATCTTCTTGCCGATGTGGCTACTATTTTTGATCCTTTGGGAGACATCCTTGTCATTGTTGGCGGCATGATCTTTCTTAATGAAAGAATGGTGAAATGGCAGAAACTTGGACTAGCGTTAAGTTTGATTGGGCTAGCGACATTTTACTCGGCTTCCATCTCTTATCTAGACACCTCAACGCTTAACAAAGGACTATTATTAATTCTTATCGCCGAATTTGCATGGGCTGGTTATTGCTTGGCTCAAAAAAAACTTACCGACAAAGTTCCACCATGCGTTTTGAACATGTTTACTTTTTTTATCGCATCGATAATCATGTTGCCTTTCGTCGATTTGAATAGTTTAACGACACTTAATCAAACAGCTTGGCTTGTCGTCGGACTAATGACAATAATCAATGTATTTGCATTTTCTTTCTTCATAAAGTCATATCAATACATTGAAGCCTCTAAAGTATCCCTTATCATGATACTCTCACCCATCATAACATTGGGAATGATGTACGCGTTGTTGTCTCTAGATCAAGATTTATTGGAACTGGAGCCATTGACATTGCGCCATATCATGGGAGGCATTTTATTATTAGTCGGCTCGGGCCTTGCCTCATGGACATATGAGAGCAAATCAGAAAATTTTGACAAAAGTTAA
- a CDS encoding WD40 repeat domain-containing protein, giving the protein MMRAKITVDKKNTFTGHKEPVYTLLQGKEDNTFYSAAGDGMVVEWDMEKPEEGRLVAKVPSSVYGICYHQERNLLIIGQNFQGLHFVDADSRKEIKNLKITTSSIFDIQVDSGRAYVACGDGELVVVDLDTCTITKRIKNSEKSARSISLNPANNHMAVGYSDNKIRVYDTTTCELIKVIEGHENSVFSVKYSPDGLHLLSGSRDAHLKIWNTEAEYALHKSIVAHMYTVNNIDFSKDGKHFATCSMDKTIKVWDASSFRLLKVIDKSRHAGHGTSVNKLLWSVNDMNLFSCSDDRSISHWVINEGQAL; this is encoded by the coding sequence ATGATGAGAGCAAAAATTACTGTTGATAAGAAAAATACCTTTACGGGACATAAAGAACCTGTTTACACGCTTTTGCAAGGCAAGGAAGATAATACTTTTTATTCTGCCGCAGGAGATGGAATGGTAGTGGAATGGGATATGGAAAAACCAGAGGAAGGAAGACTTGTGGCTAAAGTTCCATCATCGGTGTATGGTATTTGTTATCATCAAGAGAGAAATTTGCTGATTATTGGACAAAACTTCCAGGGCCTTCATTTTGTGGATGCGGATAGCCGAAAAGAAATCAAGAACCTTAAAATTACCACTTCTTCGATTTTTGATATACAAGTTGACAGCGGTCGCGCGTATGTAGCATGTGGCGATGGTGAATTGGTTGTGGTGGATTTAGATACTTGCACCATAACTAAACGCATCAAAAATAGCGAGAAAAGCGCAAGGTCAATCAGTTTGAACCCTGCCAACAATCATATGGCCGTTGGCTATAGTGATAATAAAATAAGAGTTTACGATACGACAACTTGTGAGTTGATTAAAGTTATTGAAGGGCATGAGAATTCAGTGTTTTCGGTAAAATATTCTCCAGACGGTCTTCATTTGTTGAGCGGGTCAAGAGACGCGCATTTGAAAATCTGGAATACAGAAGCGGAATATGCGCTTCATAAATCAATTGTCGCTCATATGTACACAGTAAACAATATTGATTTTAGCAAGGATGGTAAGCATTTTGCGACTTGCAGCATGGATAAGACCATAAAAGTTTGGGACGCTTCATCATTCCGATTATTGAAAGTAATAGACAAGTCCAGACACGCGGGGCACGGCACGTCTGTGAATAAGTTGTTATGGAGTGTAAATGATATGAATTTATTTTCTTGCAGTGATGACAGATCCATTTCGCATTGGGTTATAAACGAAGGTCAAGCCTTATAA
- a CDS encoding 4'-phosphopantetheinyl transferase superfamily protein, with product MPIIHSFNKESSTVVGIWLIEESLEEMLAICHPEDAKFVLSNTNNHNKRLERLAARILAKQLTESIGLQYKGIHKNVYKQPELIDNDSSISISHSYPYAAAIISNSSKSCGVDIELCRPKLQRVSHKFQNEEEARFSGKNIDKLCIAWTAKEAVYKLLAQHKLSFKNEMEIQQYELNPNGQLSMLIRSKAFNDIIKIHYILEGDFAMSYCAYPTNI from the coding sequence ATGCCCATAATACATTCATTTAATAAAGAGTCCAGCACAGTCGTAGGAATTTGGCTTATAGAAGAAAGCCTTGAAGAAATGCTAGCAATTTGCCATCCTGAAGATGCCAAGTTCGTGCTATCAAACACTAACAATCATAATAAAAGACTTGAAAGACTGGCTGCCAGAATTTTAGCGAAACAACTAACAGAATCCATAGGGTTGCAATACAAAGGCATACACAAAAACGTTTACAAACAACCGGAACTTATCGATAACGACTCATCCATTTCCATCTCCCACAGTTATCCCTATGCCGCGGCAATTATTTCCAACTCATCCAAAAGCTGCGGAGTTGATATTGAACTATGCAGACCAAAGCTTCAAAGGGTTTCCCATAAATTTCAAAACGAAGAAGAAGCACGATTTTCAGGCAAAAACATAGATAAGCTATGCATCGCTTGGACTGCTAAAGAAGCCGTTTACAAATTGCTTGCCCAGCACAAACTGTCCTTCAAAAACGAAATGGAAATACAACAGTATGAACTAAATCCAAATGGCCAATTATCCATGCTGATTCGCTCCAAAGCATTCAATGACATAATTAAGATTCATTATATCCTAGAAGGTGATTTCGCCATGTCATATTGCGCATATCCGACAAACATCTAA
- a CDS encoding RNA polymerase sigma factor has protein sequence MKESDYDLINAYCNGCERSFQTLVNKYKDIIYTKIFMIVKNEFVAEDLMQETFIKAIDMIKAGKYNEEGKFLPWIIRIGQNKAIDWFRRSQRYPEIELEEKNGFSFGSDWVEDSFEVKQIRKDTVNKVRELIDRLPENQKEVLKMRSYMDMSFQEISEQTGVSINTALGRMRYALMNLRKMMDEEHKMKRENLFY, from the coding sequence ATGAAAGAATCTGATTACGACTTAATTAATGCTTACTGCAATGGATGCGAAAGATCTTTCCAAACGCTGGTAAACAAATACAAAGATATCATCTACACCAAGATTTTCATGATTGTCAAAAATGAATTCGTTGCTGAGGATCTCATGCAAGAGACATTCATCAAAGCGATTGACATGATTAAAGCTGGGAAGTACAATGAAGAAGGCAAGTTCTTGCCTTGGATCATTCGTATTGGCCAAAACAAAGCCATAGATTGGTTCAGAAGGTCTCAAAGATATCCAGAAATCGAACTTGAGGAAAAAAACGGTTTCAGCTTTGGATCGGATTGGGTGGAAGACAGCTTCGAAGTAAAGCAAATACGCAAAGACACCGTCAACAAAGTTCGAGAACTCATCGACAGGCTTCCGGAAAACCAAAAAGAAGTTTTGAAAATGAGAAGCTATATGGACATGAGCTTTCAAGAAATTAGCGAGCAAACCGGCGTGAGTATTAATACCGCTTTGGGCAGAATGAGATACGCGCTAATGAATCTCAGAAAAATGATGGATGAAGAGCATAAAATGAAAAGAGAAAATCTCTTTTATTAA